A single genomic interval of Anabaena sphaerica FACHB-251 harbors:
- a CDS encoding NAD(P)H-dependent glycerol-3-phosphate dehydrogenase — protein sequence MTNDKIEKSKSIVILGAGAWGATLANLARENGHQVHLWSRQGTLSLETVLKDAEIVLSAISMKGVRDVASLVKSFPLSPETIFVTATKGLDPQTTSTPSQIWQTEFPDHSVVVLSGPNLSEEIAQSLPAATVVASKNTAAAKIVQQVFSSSRFRVYTNPDPVGVELGGTLKNVMAIAAGVCDGLHLGTNAKAALVTRGLAEIIRIGRTFGAKPETFYGLSGLGDLLATCNSPLSRNYQVGYQLASGKTLTEILATLPGTAEGVNTCRVLMQISEQQNITIPITEQVYRLLETEVTPQQALDELMLRDIKPEYHQ from the coding sequence ATGACTAATGACAAAATCGAGAAATCAAAATCTATTGTTATTTTGGGTGCAGGTGCTTGGGGTGCAACTCTAGCAAATTTAGCGCGGGAAAACGGTCATCAGGTGCATTTGTGGTCACGTCAGGGAACACTAAGTTTGGAGACAGTGTTAAAAGATGCGGAAATAGTCCTGTCTGCTATCTCCATGAAAGGTGTCAGAGATGTAGCTTCATTAGTCAAGTCTTTCCCCTTGTCTCCAGAGACAATATTTGTTACAGCCACAAAAGGCTTAGATCCTCAAACTACCTCCACTCCATCGCAAATTTGGCAAACAGAATTTCCAGATCATTCAGTAGTTGTCCTTTCAGGTCCTAATTTATCTGAAGAAATTGCACAGTCATTACCAGCTGCTACCGTAGTAGCCAGCAAAAATACTGCTGCTGCAAAAATCGTGCAACAAGTCTTTTCTTCTAGTCGTTTTCGTGTGTATACTAACCCTGATCCGGTAGGTGTAGAACTAGGTGGTACACTCAAGAACGTGATGGCGATCGCAGCTGGTGTCTGTGATGGTTTACATCTGGGAACCAATGCCAAAGCAGCCTTAGTAACCCGTGGGTTAGCGGAAATAATTCGTATTGGGAGAACTTTTGGCGCAAAACCGGAAACATTTTACGGTTTATCCGGTCTAGGAGATTTGTTAGCGACCTGCAACAGCCCTTTAAGTCGCAATTACCAAGTTGGCTACCAGCTGGCTAGTGGGAAAACGCTGACAGAAATTCTCGCTACTTTACCAGGAACCGCTGAAGGAGTGAACACCTGCCGAGTTTTGATGCAAATATCCGAGCAACAAAATATTACTATCCCTATTACTGAGCAAGTTTATCGGTTACTTGAAACTGAAGTTACACCTCAACAAGCTCTTGATGAACTAATGTTAAGAGATATCAAACCAGAGTATCACCAATAA